One window of Gemmatimonadaceae bacterium genomic DNA carries:
- a CDS encoding GNAT family N-acetyltransferase, translated as MTDKIDIVMATEDDLPLILNFIRNLAEYERMRDMCVASIQTLRATLFTSPPAAEVIIASLHGKPVGFALFFHNYSTFLAQRGIFLEDLYVNPEGRGKGVGRALLAKLAELAIERDCGRLEWVVLNWNDLAIGFYKSIGAEQMSEWSTYRITGDSLTELASGAR; from the coding sequence ATGACAGACAAAATTGATATCGTGATGGCGACGGAAGACGATCTCCCGCTGATCCTCAACTTCATTCGGAACCTTGCTGAGTACGAGCGAATGCGCGACATGTGTGTCGCTTCGATTCAAACGCTTCGTGCAACGCTGTTCACCTCGCCACCGGCCGCCGAGGTGATCATCGCCAGCCTGCATGGCAAGCCTGTTGGCTTCGCGCTCTTTTTTCACAACTACTCGACGTTCCTCGCGCAGCGCGGAATTTTTCTTGAAGACCTTTACGTGAATCCCGAAGGCCGCGGGAAAGGGGTGGGCCGTGCCCTGCTGGCGAAACTCGCGGAACTGGCGATCGAGCGCGATTGCGGCCGCCTCGAGTGGGTCGTGTTGAACTGGAACGACCTCGCAATCGGATTCTACAAGAGCATCGGCGCCGAACAGATGAGCGAATGGTCGACTTACCGCATTACCGGCGATTCGCTTACCGAACTCGCGTCCGGCGCCCGCTAG